Proteins from one Niallia circulans genomic window:
- a CDS encoding ring-cleaving dioxygenase, with protein sequence MMFKGIHHVSAMTSKAAQNYDFYTKVLGMRLIKKTVNQDDTSVYHLFYGDEKGNPGTELTFFEIPNLAPNREGVSSISALSLRVPSDASLQYWVERFDELQISHGGIIERAGRRALEFRDFESQRFFLVSDEHNEGVKAGTPWKKGPIPLEHAIVGLGPVQLTVRKPQPTIRVLTDIMGFRASGQFSSPIENQPDILVFETGEGGTGAEVHIEERTDLPVQRLGRGGVHHVAFRVDDEEELYEWINKVNESRFQNSGFVDRFYFKSLYFREPNGILFELATDGPGFDTDEHIDHLGESLALPPFLEPQRAEIEARLKPLDTSLDQ encoded by the coding sequence ATGATGTTTAAAGGTATTCATCATGTTTCAGCAATGACATCAAAAGCAGCGCAAAACTATGACTTTTACACAAAGGTATTAGGAATGCGTCTTATTAAAAAAACAGTTAATCAGGATGACACATCTGTTTATCATTTATTTTATGGTGATGAAAAAGGTAATCCAGGAACAGAGCTTACTTTCTTTGAAATTCCAAACCTTGCCCCAAACAGAGAAGGTGTCAGCAGTATTTCCGCATTGTCGCTACGCGTTCCGAGTGATGCTTCCTTACAATATTGGGTCGAGCGATTTGATGAATTGCAAATTTCTCATGGAGGGATTATCGAACGTGCTGGACGTAGGGCTTTAGAATTCCGTGATTTTGAAAGTCAGCGCTTCTTCCTTGTGTCAGATGAACACAACGAAGGCGTTAAAGCAGGAACACCATGGAAAAAAGGACCGATTCCATTAGAGCATGCTATTGTCGGTCTTGGACCAGTGCAATTAACAGTGCGTAAACCACAACCAACAATCCGCGTTCTAACAGATATCATGGGCTTTCGTGCAAGTGGCCAATTTTCTTCTCCTATAGAAAATCAGCCAGATATTCTTGTCTTTGAAACAGGTGAAGGTGGTACAGGTGCAGAGGTTCATATCGAGGAAAGAACAGATTTGCCTGTTCAACGCCTTGGCAGAGGCGGAGTCCATCATGTTGCCTTCCGTGTGGATGATGAAGAAGAACTATATGAATGGATCAATAAAGTAAATGAATCGAGATTTCAAAACTCTGGTTTCGTTGACCGCTTCTACTTTAAATCTCTTTATTTCAGAGAGCCTAACGGCATTTTGTTTGAGCTTGCGACAGATGGACCAGGCTTTGATACAGATGAGCATATCGACCATCTTGGTGAATCGTTGGCACTGCCACCGTTCTTAGAGCCGCAGCGCGCAGAAATTGAAGCGAGACTTAAACCACTTGATACTTCACTTGACCAATAA
- a CDS encoding MarR family winged helix-turn-helix transcriptional regulator has product MKTKRNTRLGVLLWFRLSRFYNKSNRKSNQYLQQFGLNVAQLDMLAQIGHNHSITQQELADKLLVSKGNITQLLKKMEEQDLVERRQEWKTKYVSLTEKGQNLYSDVIPKQEEFQAAQFEALTEAEMKQLLGLLKKI; this is encoded by the coding sequence ATGAAAACCAAAAGGAATACAAGGCTTGGTGTCTTATTATGGTTCCGATTATCAAGGTTTTACAACAAAAGCAACAGAAAAAGCAATCAGTATTTACAGCAATTCGGATTAAATGTCGCTCAGCTCGATATGCTTGCCCAAATTGGTCATAATCATTCCATCACACAGCAGGAGCTTGCAGACAAACTGCTTGTGTCAAAAGGAAATATAACACAGCTCCTGAAAAAAATGGAGGAGCAGGACTTGGTAGAAAGAAGACAGGAGTGGAAAACGAAATACGTTTCCTTGACTGAAAAAGGCCAAAACCTTTACAGTGATGTGATTCCTAAACAAGAGGAGTTTCAGGCAGCACAGTTTGAAGCATTAACAGAAGCAGAAATGAAGCAGTTACTTGGACTGCTGAAAAAAATTTAA
- a CDS encoding exodeoxyribonuclease III yields the protein MKVVTWNVNGIRACVKKGFLDFFHEIDADIFCIQESKLQEGQIQLDLEGYHQFWNYAERKGYSGTAVFTKQKPLSVKYGIGDDFEELEGRAITLEFPEFYLLNVYTPNSKRDLSRLPYRIEWEKQLKLYIQALDEQKPVIYCGDLNVAHAELDLKNAKSNLGNSGFTIEERGEMTSLLDLGFIDSFRYLYPDRGDVYTWWSYMAKVRERNIGWRIDYFILSERLKELLVDTEIHCNVLGSDHCPVRLEINL from the coding sequence ATGAAGGTAGTAACATGGAATGTTAATGGAATAAGAGCATGTGTTAAAAAGGGCTTTTTAGATTTTTTTCATGAAATAGATGCTGATATTTTTTGTATACAAGAATCAAAGCTGCAAGAAGGGCAAATTCAATTAGATTTAGAGGGATATCATCAATTTTGGAATTATGCGGAGCGTAAAGGCTACTCTGGAACGGCGGTGTTTACTAAACAGAAGCCGCTAAGTGTCAAATATGGGATTGGCGATGATTTTGAAGAACTGGAAGGAAGGGCGATCACTTTAGAGTTTCCTGAATTTTATTTGCTGAATGTATATACACCTAACTCTAAACGAGATTTAAGCCGCTTGCCATATAGAATAGAATGGGAGAAGCAGCTTAAGCTGTATATTCAAGCACTTGATGAGCAGAAACCTGTCATTTACTGCGGAGATCTTAATGTCGCTCATGCAGAATTAGATTTAAAAAATGCTAAATCTAACCTTGGCAACTCAGGATTTACGATAGAAGAGCGCGGAGAAATGACTAGCCTCCTTGACTTAGGATTTATTGACAGCTTCCGTTATCTTTATCCGGACCGAGGCGATGTTTACACATGGTGGTCATATATGGCGAAGGTAAGAGAGCGGAATATTGGTTGGAGAATCGATTATTTTATCCTTTCTGAACGTCTAAAGGAACTGCTTGTCGATACAGAAATACATTGTAATGTATTAGGAAGCGATCATTGTCCTGTTAGGTTGGAAATTAATTTGTAA
- a CDS encoding MBL fold metallo-hydrolase — MKIASNVYGYKTAIANIAFVSGLGKNKQDWILVDAGIPYSARFILQYAKSLFGDRKPRAIILTHGHFDHIGALQTLLREWDVPIYAHSEEMSYLTGEEVYPRPTPFVVKGVMSLLSPLYPRDGIQLHSNLKVLETGIELNFMEGWECIHTPGHTKGHISLFRKEDGVLLAGDAFVTVKQESLFSVLTQKEELHGPPAYFTSNRAESRESIMKLAKLEPSTIYTGHGKPLYGKEQIAKGLYQLIRHYDVGYAGAPTIV, encoded by the coding sequence ATGAAAATAGCAAGTAATGTTTATGGATATAAAACGGCTATCGCAAATATTGCATTTGTATCAGGCTTAGGTAAGAACAAGCAAGATTGGATATTGGTCGATGCAGGCATACCATATTCGGCCAGGTTTATTTTGCAATATGCTAAATCATTATTTGGTGACAGAAAGCCAAGAGCAATCATTTTAACACATGGTCATTTTGATCATATTGGAGCATTGCAAACCTTGCTGCGTGAGTGGGATGTGCCCATATATGCCCATAGCGAGGAAATGTCCTATTTAACTGGTGAAGAGGTTTATCCAAGACCAACACCATTTGTTGTAAAGGGCGTTATGTCGTTGTTGTCGCCGTTATATCCTCGGGATGGTATTCAGCTGCATTCTAACTTGAAAGTACTTGAGACGGGTATAGAGCTGAATTTCATGGAGGGATGGGAGTGTATCCATACACCAGGGCACACGAAAGGCCATATTTCCTTATTCAGAAAAGAGGATGGAGTGCTGCTGGCTGGTGATGCCTTCGTTACTGTTAAACAAGAGTCCTTATTTTCTGTCTTAACACAGAAAGAAGAGCTGCATGGACCACCAGCTTACTTCACTTCAAACAGAGCCGAAAGCAGAGAGTCTATCATGAAGCTCGCAAAATTGGAGCCGAGCACCATCTATACAGGACATGGCAAACCACTTTATGGGAAAGAACAAATTGCCAAAGGACTTTATCAACTCATTCGTCATTATGATGTAGGCTATGCAGGAGCACCAACTATTGTATAA
- a CDS encoding NADPH:quinone oxidoreductase family protein: MIDSFKAVVVNKQDEDFSLHVEQVNLDKLSKGNVLIEVHYSGINYKDGLASVPNGKIVRSYPHIPGIDLAGVVVESEDSRYQPGDKVIATSYEIGVSHSGGYSQYANIPADWVVPLPDGLTLKEAMIIGTAGFTAALSVQRLEENGLKPENGKVLVTGATGGVGSFGVAMLAKLGYNVEASTGKESEHEYLTTIGASSIIARDEVYNGNLKTLDKQEWAGAIDPVGGATLAAITSKLQYNGSVAVSGLTGGGDVPTSVYPFILRGVNILGIDSVYCPMETRLKVWNRVASDLKIDDFTPFIAKEVTLDELPDLLPTILQGGIRGRIIANIKG; the protein is encoded by the coding sequence ATGATAGATTCATTTAAAGCAGTTGTTGTTAATAAACAAGACGAAGATTTTTCTTTGCATGTAGAACAAGTAAACTTAGACAAGTTATCTAAAGGCAATGTATTAATAGAAGTGCATTATTCAGGAATCAATTATAAAGATGGTCTCGCAAGTGTGCCAAACGGAAAAATCGTGCGTTCCTATCCACATATCCCTGGTATTGATTTAGCTGGTGTTGTGGTCGAATCGGAAGATTCTCGTTACCAACCGGGAGATAAAGTGATTGCAACCAGCTATGAAATTGGTGTATCTCACAGTGGTGGTTATAGTCAATACGCAAATATCCCGGCAGATTGGGTTGTGCCACTTCCAGACGGACTTACATTAAAGGAAGCGATGATTATCGGGACAGCTGGCTTCACTGCTGCATTATCTGTCCAGCGCTTAGAGGAGAATGGCTTAAAGCCTGAAAATGGAAAAGTACTTGTAACAGGGGCTACAGGTGGAGTTGGAAGCTTCGGTGTTGCGATGCTTGCAAAGCTTGGCTATAATGTTGAAGCTAGTACAGGCAAGGAATCAGAGCATGAATACTTAACAACGATCGGCGCGAGCAGTATTATTGCTAGAGATGAAGTTTATAACGGCAATCTGAAGACATTAGATAAGCAGGAATGGGCTGGTGCAATCGATCCTGTTGGCGGGGCTACATTGGCAGCTATCACAAGCAAGCTTCAATATAACGGCTCTGTAGCTGTTAGCGGCTTAACAGGCGGCGGAGATGTCCCAACATCTGTTTATCCATTTATATTAAGAGGCGTTAACATATTAGGAATAGACTCGGTTTACTGTCCAATGGAGACAAGGCTGAAAGTGTGGAACCGAGTTGCCTCTGACTTGAAAATCGATGACTTTACTCCATTTATCGCCAAAGAAGTTACACTTGATGAACTTCCTGACCTTTTGCCAACTATTCTGCAAGGCGGAATCCGCGGCAGAATTATTGCAAATATTAAAGGATAA
- a CDS encoding amidase: MKKLAILILVVGLMLPSIHTNAAANSKTNATWIWNPWSLTTAAGQNKVINFLVKNNVTDVYLQIDQEVERKTYQQFIAKATAKSISVHALDGAAKWALAGGQAYADSMFAWLKNYQKSSAANQRFNGVHFDVEPYILTEWNTDRDAVVLAYQKLIKRSSQLSSKLSLDLSIDMPFWFDEITFANTYGKSNLAKWAIKNTDAVTIMAYRNTATGANGINSLVKTEVQYAKDAGKAINIGVETGESAEGSNISFYEKSKTYMKNELAKVAKAYPQENVNLAVHYVDTWMQIK; encoded by the coding sequence ATGAAGAAACTAGCAATTTTAATTTTGGTGGTGGGCTTAATGCTACCTTCTATTCATACAAATGCTGCTGCAAACAGCAAAACAAATGCAACTTGGATCTGGAATCCATGGTCACTAACAACTGCAGCTGGACAAAATAAAGTCATTAATTTCCTTGTGAAAAACAATGTGACAGACGTCTACCTGCAAATTGACCAAGAGGTTGAACGAAAAACATATCAACAATTTATTGCCAAAGCTACAGCAAAAAGCATCAGTGTTCATGCATTAGATGGTGCTGCGAAATGGGCATTGGCAGGCGGACAAGCATATGCGGACAGCATGTTCGCATGGCTTAAGAATTACCAAAAGAGCAGCGCTGCAAATCAACGCTTCAATGGTGTACATTTTGATGTTGAACCGTATATATTAACAGAATGGAACACAGACAGAGATGCTGTTGTCCTAGCTTATCAAAAGCTGATTAAACGCAGCAGTCAGTTAAGTTCTAAATTAAGCTTAGATTTAAGCATTGATATGCCATTTTGGTTTGACGAAATTACATTTGCCAACACATATGGAAAAAGCAATCTTGCAAAATGGGCAATCAAAAATACTGATGCTGTCACTATTATGGCATACAGAAATACAGCAACAGGTGCAAACGGCATTAATTCACTTGTGAAAACAGAAGTGCAATATGCGAAGGATGCTGGAAAAGCAATCAATATTGGTGTCGAAACTGGTGAGTCAGCAGAGGGTTCTAATATAAGCTTTTATGAAAAAAGTAAAACATATATGAAAAACGAGCTTGCAAAAGTAGCAAAAGCATATCCGCAAGAAAACGTTAATCTTGCTGTTCATTATGTGGATACATGGATGCAAATCAAGTAA
- a CDS encoding CoxG family protein produces MPSKKHSIVVKAPLERVWDFVRSMDNWAPLVPGYIQHQIISDLVSTWEFKTDIGFIKKKISLRIDILKWEEPSQVSFKLTGINEKFIGSGYFSAQQVGETQTKMTGYLEINAFGTFAPMVNSVLEPKLDEITQELTIGVCKAIEDR; encoded by the coding sequence ATGCCTAGCAAAAAGCATAGTATAGTTGTTAAAGCTCCCCTTGAAAGGGTGTGGGATTTTGTCAGGTCGATGGATAATTGGGCTCCGTTAGTTCCTGGTTATATTCAGCATCAGATTATCTCTGATTTAGTTTCAACATGGGAGTTTAAGACAGATATTGGCTTCATAAAGAAAAAAATCTCTTTACGGATAGATATACTGAAATGGGAGGAACCATCTCAAGTTTCTTTCAAGCTGACAGGCATAAATGAAAAATTTATCGGGAGCGGTTATTTTTCAGCACAGCAAGTCGGAGAAACACAAACAAAAATGACTGGTTATTTGGAAATAAATGCATTTGGTACATTTGCACCGATGGTTAATAGTGTACTTGAGCCGAAATTAGATGAAATTACGCAGGAATTAACGATTGGGGTTTGTAAAGCGATTGAAGACAGGTGA
- a CDS encoding tyrosine-type recombinase/integrase — protein sequence MDNRLLAEWYEEEVTIFKTEMDNKDYSKFTMENYVRDIYLFLEFMTRKKAEKVELHEVKKLHITLFMNELKTKRGNSATSRNRRLTALRSFFKCLMDYDLLDKNIAAELESAKEQKGKLPSYLEKDELKAFFDMISIVSQKQHQKRNKVMMGLMAFAGLRVSEIHILNISSIQPAKRGLQVLGKGNKTRYIPLPIKLYEELMSYIKEDRILPMRGNEDALFISRRGKRISRRRIQEITERICNSIEQEYPEYNWKQKSISSHKLRHSFATHLVRDGRDIRTIQELLGHTNLNTTQKYTHVSDDQKEKAMEMELSDYFN from the coding sequence ATGGATAATCGTTTATTAGCAGAATGGTATGAGGAAGAAGTCACTATCTTTAAAACAGAAATGGATAATAAAGACTACAGCAAGTTCACAATGGAAAACTATGTACGCGATATATACTTATTTTTAGAATTTATGACTCGGAAAAAAGCAGAAAAGGTAGAATTGCATGAAGTAAAAAAGCTGCATATAACCCTATTCATGAATGAATTGAAAACAAAGCGGGGCAATAGTGCTACATCAAGGAATAGACGACTGACGGCATTAAGATCATTTTTTAAGTGCTTAATGGATTATGACTTACTTGATAAAAACATTGCTGCTGAGTTAGAAAGCGCGAAGGAACAAAAAGGAAAATTGCCGAGTTATTTAGAGAAGGATGAACTGAAGGCGTTTTTTGATATGATCAGCATTGTATCTCAAAAGCAGCATCAAAAAAGAAATAAAGTGATGATGGGCCTGATGGCTTTTGCTGGATTGCGTGTTTCTGAGATACATATATTAAATATATCCTCGATTCAACCAGCAAAAAGAGGACTGCAGGTGTTAGGAAAAGGTAATAAAACAAGATATATTCCGTTGCCTATAAAGCTTTATGAGGAGTTAATGTCTTATATAAAGGAAGATAGAATTCTGCCGATGCGAGGAAATGAGGATGCCTTGTTCATCTCAAGACGAGGAAAAAGGATTTCTAGAAGGCGGATACAGGAAATAACCGAGCGAATTTGTAACAGTATTGAACAGGAATACCCAGAATACAATTGGAAGCAAAAGTCGATTTCCAGCCATAAGCTGCGTCATAGCTTTGCGACACATCTCGTCAGGGATGGACGAGATATTCGTACAATTCAAGAGCTGCTAGGACACACCAATTTAAACACAACTCAAAAATATACACATGTGTCTGATGATCAGAAGGAAAAAGCAATGGAAATGGAATTGTCAGATTACTTCAACTAA
- a CDS encoding DUF5658 family protein, whose product MFPIKILFWTIGILNLADGILTYIGMHLQLIGEANPLMSSVWELSPYLFLCCKIGLSIFLFILAAYFTTKHVKTWRIILSVPLLLYVSIFAVHLTWISYAF is encoded by the coding sequence GTGTTTCCAATCAAGATTCTCTTTTGGACAATTGGTATTTTAAATTTAGCTGATGGAATATTGACATATATCGGAATGCATCTCCAACTGATTGGTGAAGCAAATCCGTTAATGAGTTCCGTTTGGGAGCTGTCTCCTTATTTGTTTTTATGCTGTAAAATCGGTTTATCCATTTTCCTGTTTATTCTCGCCGCATATTTCACAACGAAGCATGTGAAAACATGGAGAATAATTCTATCTGTACCACTGCTATTATATGTAAGCATATTTGCTGTCCACCTTACTTGGATATCATATGCATTTTGA
- a CDS encoding STAS domain-containing protein, whose protein sequence is MSKHSSINIGGLNFEWELEKGRFIFEQQDSVLFWISSAMRTFFDTIEEISGEEASSLVFEATGFRQGLVVGDYFDKMKDVDVKEAATLITATYASAGWGLADIHDLDFTNKTLTAHIKDSWEHKINLAQGKKKGGHFLAAHYAGIFSKLFGTNIWYKVVQEQLEGYEYSIIKYFPSKITVSDNIHELARKKESEQISQLEQLVEEKTKELKDLVKRISSPIIPVHDDIVIVPLLGKYDEDRSELLVTNTLNNLPQYKASYLVLDLTGLDRDISQHTASLLEKIGSAANLIGIKTILVGISPELSIVVSQANINLSQFDCFQTLKHGIHYALGQLGRKII, encoded by the coding sequence ATGAGTAAGCATTCGTCTATTAATATTGGTGGTTTAAATTTTGAATGGGAATTAGAAAAAGGCAGGTTTATCTTTGAACAACAAGATTCCGTGCTTTTCTGGATTTCCAGTGCGATGAGAACTTTTTTCGATACAATTGAGGAAATTTCCGGCGAAGAAGCTTCAAGCTTAGTATTTGAAGCTACAGGCTTTAGACAAGGTCTTGTAGTTGGTGATTACTTTGACAAGATGAAGGATGTAGATGTGAAAGAAGCAGCAACTCTCATAACAGCTACATATGCATCTGCAGGCTGGGGCTTAGCAGATATCCATGATTTGGATTTTACAAACAAAACATTAACAGCACATATTAAAGATAGCTGGGAACATAAAATAAATCTTGCACAAGGCAAGAAAAAAGGCGGACATTTTTTAGCAGCACATTATGCTGGGATTTTCTCAAAATTATTCGGTACAAATATTTGGTATAAGGTTGTGCAGGAGCAGCTTGAAGGCTATGAATACAGCATCATCAAGTATTTCCCTTCCAAAATAACTGTATCAGACAATATCCATGAACTGGCACGAAAAAAAGAATCAGAACAAATTTCGCAATTGGAGCAGCTTGTGGAGGAAAAAACAAAAGAGCTGAAAGACCTTGTGAAAAGAATTTCCTCCCCAATTATTCCTGTCCATGATGACATTGTCATTGTTCCGCTTTTGGGAAAATACGACGAAGATCGGTCAGAATTACTTGTAACAAATACTCTTAATAATTTACCTCAGTACAAAGCAAGTTATTTAGTGTTAGACTTAACTGGTTTGGACCGAGATATTAGCCAGCATACTGCAAGTCTTTTAGAAAAAATCGGTTCAGCTGCAAACTTAATTGGCATAAAAACAATTTTAGTCGGAATTTCACCAGAATTGAGCATCGTCGTATCACAGGCAAACATTAACTTATCACAATTTGATTGCTTCCAAACATTAAAGCACGGCATTCATTATGCATTAGGACAGCTTGGCAGGAAAATTATATAA
- a CDS encoding alpha/beta fold hydrolase, with amino-acid sequence MTAWELKQTYLNVSGINLYCEYILNEKPLIVLIHGFASSTYTFRRVIPFLQEHYSVIAIDLPGFGKSDKSTSFIYSFQNYSKLLLECLNQFGYSNFHIVAHSMGGQIALNMALLAPERVTKLVLLCSSGYLKRARKALIYTSYLPLFEKLAYYYVQKKGVRHHLNNVFFDKSLINDEMIEEFGKPLNEKGFYKALIRLLRHREGDLLPNQLQDIHVPTLLIWGEEDRVVPLEIGKRLVRDLPDAQLITYKKTGHLITEEQPELVFKNIMMHMI; translated from the coding sequence ATGACTGCTTGGGAATTAAAACAAACGTATCTTAATGTCTCTGGAATTAACTTGTATTGTGAATACATACTAAATGAAAAACCACTGATTGTTCTAATTCACGGGTTTGCATCCTCAACCTATACATTTCGCCGAGTTATCCCTTTTCTGCAGGAGCATTATTCAGTTATTGCCATTGACCTTCCTGGCTTTGGAAAAAGTGATAAATCCACCTCATTTATTTACAGCTTTCAGAACTATTCGAAGCTACTGCTGGAATGTTTGAACCAATTTGGATACTCTAATTTCCATATCGTAGCACATTCTATGGGAGGACAAATAGCCCTCAATATGGCATTGCTCGCTCCTGAGCGAGTAACCAAATTAGTTTTGCTATGCAGCTCTGGTTACTTAAAACGAGCAAGAAAAGCGCTTATTTATACTTCTTATTTGCCATTATTTGAAAAATTAGCCTATTATTATGTGCAAAAAAAAGGGGTAAGACACCATTTAAACAATGTCTTCTTTGACAAGTCATTAATCAATGATGAAATGATTGAGGAATTCGGCAAACCACTTAATGAAAAAGGATTTTATAAGGCTTTAATCCGCCTTCTTCGTCATCGTGAAGGAGATTTGTTGCCAAACCAGCTTCAGGATATTCATGTACCTACACTATTAATATGGGGTGAGGAGGATCGCGTTGTTCCATTGGAGATTGGCAAGCGTCTCGTTCGTGATTTGCCTGATGCACAGTTAATTACTTATAAAAAAACCGGCCATTTAATTACAGAGGAACAGCCTGAGCTTGTCTTTAAAAATATTATGATGCACATGATTTAA